The Desulfovibrio legallii genome includes the window TGCCTGTTGGGTGATTTCGTACAAATGTCGTGTCACGCCTTCGCGTGTCAGCAGATCGGGATAGTGTTGCCCCGTGCGCGGGGTACGGCCAGAGGCAAGCGTCAGCCGGGATACGGCCACTTGCGGCGTTTTCAGGGATGCATGCGACGGCAGCAGCAAAAATGAGGCCTGAGGTTTGTGAGCCCAGACGATGCTCATGGCCCTGCCTGAGCATGAAGCCTCGGAAAGCTGCCAACCGTTGACTACCGTAGGCTGAGCCAGTAACGCTTCCATGCAGGGCACAGCCACGTCCATAGCCAGCGGCGCGTCGGTCCATGTCTGGTCAAAATGATTTTCAGGATGGGCCAGCAGTTCCAAGCGGCGCTGTTCCTTGTCTAATCTGGCCAACCGCGCAGCCTCCAGCGAAGCCTGCTCAGCCTGGCGGTCCAGCCATGCGTCGATGGTCAGGCCGATGCCGAGCAGCAGACCCAGACCGGCCGCCCCCAACAGGACGGCTGGCGAGACGCGCCTGGAAGTCCCTTCAAGCGGTTCAAGGCAGCCGCGACGGCGCAGCGCTGCGCCCACGCCGACGTGCAGCAGAGGCTCCAGCCAGGCGAGGCTCCGCACCGGATCGTCAAATGTAACAACCTCGGCGATGCTGTTGTCCAGGAGCTCATTCAGGCTCTTCAGCTCCTGTGCTGCCTCCTGTCGCGTTGCATACACGGCGTCGCCCTGGCCCACGTTCTGACCGTTCTGACGGCCGATAACCCACCAGAAGGCCTCCCCCTGCACGTCTGTCAGGGCAAACAAGCCAAGAAAAGACGGAGGAAGCGAGATAAAGGCCGCCAGCGAACGGGCCTTTGTCCAGTCTTC containing:
- the pilO2 gene encoding type 4b pilus protein PilO2 codes for the protein MRMVIINKRPWAVGLDWSSTRMEKLSRPQLLELARKIDASFDMLAVQRRLYGFGASGGRPEDWTKARSLAAFISLPPSFLGLFALTDVQGEAFWWVIGRQNGQNVGQGDAVYATRQEAAQELKSLNELLDNSIAEVVTFDDPVRSLAWLEPLLHVGVGAALRRRGCLEPLEGTSRRVSPAVLLGAAGLGLLLGIGLTIDAWLDRQAEQASLEAARLARLDKEQRRLELLAHPENHFDQTWTDAPLAMDVAVPCMEALLAQPTVVNGWQLSEASCSGRAMSIVWAHKPQASFLLLPSHASLKTPQVAVSRLTLASGRTPRTGQHYPDLLTREGVTRHLYEITQQAGSRLRLTFRKPETRSIERVQLTAPWIKGEWILEAVPGSLLQEELWRALSALPGLTLEQIRVKDGTWSLYGAVYVKEK